The following coding sequences are from one Saprospiraceae bacterium window:
- the ald gene encoding alanine dehydrogenase, with translation MIIGVPKEIKSSENRVALTPAGALELTKRNHQVFVQSTAGIGSGFSDDAYRSAGATILSTIEEIYAKAEMIIKVKEPIASEYPLIKANQLLFTYFHFASYEPLTNAMINSKAICLAYETVELADRSLPLLIPMSEVAGRMAVQEGAKFLEKPQKGKGILLGGVPGVPPAKVLVLGGGIVGTQSAKMAAGLGAQVTLLDVSLPRLRYLADVMPPNVTTMFSNELTIRNLVQTHDLIIGAVLIPGAKAPSLVTRDMLSTMQPGTVLVDVAIDQGGCIETSKPTTHDDPIYLVDGVVHYCVANMPGAVPYTSTVALTNATLPYAIQLADKGWRQACSDNKALQLGLNIVRGDVVYGGVAKAFNLPYKPVEDILS, from the coding sequence ATGATTATCGGTGTCCCAAAAGAAATCAAAAGTAGCGAAAATCGAGTTGCCCTCACACCTGCAGGCGCGCTGGAACTCACCAAAAGAAATCACCAAGTGTTTGTACAGAGCACAGCCGGTATAGGTAGTGGTTTTTCTGATGACGCATACCGCTCAGCCGGAGCTACTATTCTCTCCACCATAGAAGAAATATATGCCAAGGCGGAGATGATCATAAAAGTAAAAGAACCAATTGCTTCAGAATATCCCCTGATTAAAGCGAATCAACTCCTCTTCACATATTTTCACTTTGCCTCTTATGAGCCATTGACCAATGCTATGATCAACAGTAAAGCAATTTGTCTTGCTTACGAGACTGTTGAGCTGGCAGATAGAAGCTTGCCTTTGCTCATTCCGATGTCTGAAGTCGCAGGGCGTATGGCAGTGCAGGAAGGAGCAAAATTTCTAGAAAAACCTCAAAAAGGAAAAGGAATTCTTTTGGGTGGTGTTCCGGGAGTACCTCCAGCCAAAGTTTTGGTTTTAGGTGGCGGAATCGTCGGTACCCAATCTGCAAAAATGGCTGCAGGACTAGGGGCGCAAGTTACGCTCCTGGATGTCAGCCTTCCACGACTTCGCTATCTCGCTGATGTCATGCCTCCAAACGTGACCACTATGTTTTCAAACGAACTTACCATTAGGAATCTGGTCCAGACACACGATCTGATCATAGGAGCTGTCCTTATCCCCGGTGCAAAGGCTCCAAGTTTGGTGACCAGAGACATGCTCTCGACTATGCAGCCGGGTACAGTACTAGTGGATGTGGCAATTGATCAGGGAGGATGCATTGAGACAAGCAAACCGACCACACACGACGATCCAATTTACCTCGTCGACGGAGTTGTACATTATTGTGTGGCAAATATGCCCGGAGCCGTACCTTATACATCAACTGTAGCTCTTACCAATGCTACACTTCCTTATGCGATTCAGCTTGCGGACAAAGGATGGCGCCAAGCTTGTTCGGACAATAAAGCACTTCAACTTGGGCTCAACATCGTTCGCGGTGATGTTGTTTACGGTGGCGTGGCGAAAGCTTTCAATCTTCCTTACAAGCCGGTTGAAGATATTTTGTCTTAA